From one Thalassoroseus pseudoceratinae genomic stretch:
- the pglX gene encoding BREX-2 system adenine-specific DNA-methyltransferase PglX, with product MLDIKTLLPELKKLVTDLSEDLLARSTAKDDPHSAEVDAGLREAYQQIEKGGRTADAFEVWREDYLDQVAVAWVLGCVFVRFMEDNHLIDECWLAGNGDRRTLAEDTHELYFREHPHESDREYFEHVFREVGKIPACRDLFAEGKTPLWAVGPSGDMAMKLLAFWRDVVPETGELQRSFEVEDGDTRFLGDLYQDLSERARKKYALLQTPVFVEEFILDRTLDPAIDEFGLDEVRMIDPTCGSGHFLLGGFARLFELWIKREDNEVVAAQKALDGVWGCDINPFAVAIARFRLIVAALRACGIKRLKDAPAWNIHLATGDSLLFGSRWDREGNKKGEQQFLGTAEESWAPHIYACEDKSAVSEVLGQQYHVVVGNPPYITPKDNALNQAYRDRYSTCHRQYSLAVPFAERFFDLSLSGSDAIAGFAGMITAHSFMKREFGKKLIESFFPTVDLTHIIDTSGAFIPGHTTSTVILFGRNRPPLSDSLRAILGIKGESGTPDDAAQGKVWKSIVRQIDDVDCESAFTSVADMPRSGFMEHPWNLGGGGVSELRDRLEQHCDTTLADHIESIGFMCITKQDDVFGQPQRILKEAGCEQSQVRPFGIGEDVRNWRHTEGDSVIFPYDEQTNTLPPDELPKTLQFMWPYRTVLKNRKVFGGKTYQEAGKPWYEYGQIPRDRMCTPLSIVFAFVATHNHFALDRGGTIYKQSAPIIKLEDTATEDDHLALLGLLNSSLACFWMKQVMTCKGLGGQGGGIKPEHWSRQYEFAGTMMKKCPVPAAYRSLTPLARIMDNLACDIQHQLPESIVKEGVQQLQSRLDVGRRKFESTHLKLVSYQEELDWHVYALFDLCEPTSLSPAVIEEGLHPEHRPVEKYLLRSLQSGNKSIFYDVHSYRGAGQLNDLAPKYKDMIEHRMRIADANSSIRLIEQLDFKRRWQVEPWEKQTERALRNWLIDRLGAQPYWPDPSSHEPRLNSVAELSDRASGDQEFLQVAAVYRGRNDFDVSALVAELVKSESVPFLPILCYKPAGLRKREVWEKMWELQRREDAGEEVSEIKVPPKYKSSDFQSSDNWRLRGKLDVPKERWISFPHCETESDPSLVVGWAGWNHLQQATAIISYYDARKREGWDAKRLTPLLAGLDQLLPWIHQWHPEVDPEFGETAGQSFETMLKADAHELGLTLDDIRAWEPPKKTKTRRKRKTK from the coding sequence ATGCTGGACATCAAGACTTTACTCCCCGAACTAAAGAAGCTGGTCACGGACCTGTCCGAAGACTTGCTCGCTCGCAGTACGGCCAAGGACGACCCACACAGTGCTGAAGTCGATGCCGGTCTGAGGGAAGCGTACCAGCAGATCGAGAAAGGTGGCCGCACAGCGGATGCGTTTGAAGTCTGGCGAGAGGATTATCTCGATCAGGTCGCCGTGGCATGGGTGCTGGGCTGCGTCTTCGTGCGGTTTATGGAAGACAACCATCTGATTGATGAGTGCTGGCTGGCCGGGAATGGCGACCGTCGCACACTGGCCGAGGACACACACGAGCTTTACTTTCGAGAGCATCCACACGAATCCGACCGGGAATATTTCGAGCATGTGTTTCGGGAAGTCGGCAAGATTCCCGCCTGCCGTGATCTGTTCGCCGAAGGGAAGACGCCGCTGTGGGCCGTGGGTCCGAGTGGTGACATGGCGATGAAGCTGCTGGCGTTCTGGCGAGATGTGGTTCCCGAGACAGGTGAACTCCAGCGGTCGTTTGAAGTCGAAGACGGTGACACCCGCTTTCTGGGTGACTTGTATCAAGACCTATCCGAGCGTGCCCGGAAGAAGTACGCCCTGCTGCAAACGCCGGTCTTTGTGGAAGAGTTCATTCTGGATCGCACGCTCGATCCGGCCATCGACGAGTTCGGCCTCGATGAAGTGCGGATGATCGATCCGACCTGCGGTTCGGGGCACTTTCTGCTCGGTGGGTTTGCCCGACTGTTCGAACTGTGGATCAAGCGGGAAGACAACGAAGTCGTAGCGGCGCAGAAGGCGCTCGATGGGGTCTGGGGGTGCGACATCAACCCTTTCGCAGTCGCCATTGCCCGGTTCCGGTTGATCGTCGCTGCACTAAGAGCCTGTGGGATCAAACGGTTGAAAGATGCTCCAGCATGGAACATCCATTTGGCCACAGGGGACAGCCTGCTGTTCGGAAGCCGTTGGGATAGAGAAGGAAATAAGAAGGGAGAACAGCAGTTCCTCGGTACAGCAGAAGAAAGCTGGGCACCTCACATTTACGCTTGCGAAGACAAATCAGCCGTCTCAGAGGTGCTGGGACAGCAGTATCACGTCGTTGTGGGAAATCCGCCCTATATTACGCCAAAAGACAACGCTTTGAATCAGGCATATCGAGATAGATACTCAACCTGTCATCGACAGTATTCGCTCGCAGTGCCGTTCGCAGAGAGGTTTTTCGATCTTTCATTGTCAGGCAGCGATGCGATAGCTGGATTTGCTGGCATGATTACTGCCCACTCCTTTATGAAGAGGGAGTTTGGGAAGAAGCTGATTGAGTCCTTCTTTCCCACAGTTGATCTAACGCACATCATAGACACGTCGGGGGCATTCATCCCCGGACACACGACATCTACCGTCATTCTGTTTGGAAGGAATCGACCCCCGCTTTCCGACAGTTTGAGAGCGATATTAGGGATCAAAGGCGAATCAGGCACACCTGATGACGCCGCTCAGGGGAAAGTCTGGAAGTCCATCGTTCGCCAGATCGATGATGTGGATTGCGAAAGCGCATTCACATCTGTTGCAGACATGCCACGATCAGGTTTTATGGAACATCCTTGGAATCTAGGTGGAGGTGGTGTTAGCGAACTCAGAGACCGTCTTGAGCAACACTGCGACACTACTCTTGCGGACCACATCGAGTCGATAGGGTTTATGTGCATCACGAAGCAGGACGATGTTTTCGGCCAGCCACAACGCATCTTAAAAGAAGCGGGTTGCGAACAGTCGCAAGTGCGTCCATTCGGGATAGGTGAAGATGTAAGAAATTGGCGTCACACGGAAGGTGACTCCGTGATATTTCCGTATGACGAACAAACAAACACTCTACCGCCAGATGAACTCCCAAAAACGCTTCAATTCATGTGGCCATACCGAACCGTCTTGAAGAATCGAAAGGTCTTCGGAGGGAAGACATATCAAGAGGCAGGAAAGCCTTGGTATGAATACGGTCAAATACCACGGGATCGTATGTGCACCCCATTATCTATTGTCTTCGCATTTGTTGCCACGCACAATCATTTCGCCCTTGATCGGGGGGGCACGATCTACAAGCAGTCCGCACCGATAATCAAGCTCGAAGATACTGCAACTGAGGATGACCACCTTGCTCTGCTGGGCTTGCTCAACAGTTCCTTGGCATGCTTCTGGATGAAACAAGTAATGACTTGCAAGGGGCTGGGCGGCCAAGGTGGTGGAATCAAGCCAGAACATTGGTCTCGTCAATACGAATTCGCAGGTACGATGATGAAGAAGTGCCCTGTTCCTGCTGCGTATCGCTCGCTCACTCCTCTCGCACGCATTATGGATAATCTGGCTTGCGACATTCAACACCAGCTACCGGAATCGATTGTTAAAGAAGGAGTTCAGCAACTGCAATCTCGCTTAGATGTTGGGCGACGAAAATTCGAATCCACACATCTTAAACTCGTCAGCTACCAAGAGGAGTTGGACTGGCATGTTTACGCACTTTTCGATTTGTGTGAACCAACGTCGCTTTCGCCAGCCGTTATAGAAGAGGGACTGCACCCAGAACATCGGCCTGTTGAAAAGTATTTGTTGCGGTCACTTCAATCGGGAAATAAATCAATCTTCTACGATGTTCATTCTTATCGAGGGGCAGGTCAACTAAATGATCTCGCACCCAAGTACAAAGACATGATTGAACACCGAATGAGAATTGCGGATGCTAACTCTAGTATTCGATTGATTGAGCAACTAGATTTCAAGCGACGTTGGCAGGTCGAACCATGGGAAAAGCAGACGGAGCGTGCCCTCCGTAATTGGCTCATTGACCGCCTCGGAGCCCAGCCCTATTGGCCTGATCCATCGTCGCACGAACCTCGATTGAACTCCGTTGCCGAGTTGTCAGACAGAGCCAGCGGAGATCAAGAGTTTTTGCAGGTTGCGGCTGTCTATCGTGGCCGTAATGACTTCGACGTATCGGCACTCGTCGCTGAACTCGTCAAGTCTGAATCGGTCCCGTTTCTGCCAATCCTTTGCTACAAGCCTGCTGGTCTTCGTAAGCGTGAAGTCTGGGAAAAGATGTGGGAACTCCAGCGGAGGGAAGATGCTGGCGAGGAAGTCAGCGAGATTAAGGTTCCCCCCAAGTACAAGTCTTCAGACTTTCAATCTTCTGACAACTGGCGTTTGCGAGGCAAGCTGGACGTTCCCAAAGAACGCTGGATCAGCTTTCCCCACTGCGAAACCGAGAGCGATCCATCTCTCGTCGTCGGTTGGGCAGGCTGGAACCATCTGCAACAGGCAACGGCCATCATATCCTATTACGACGCTCGCAAGCGTGAAGGCTGGGACGCCAAACGTCTGACACCGCTGCTGGCTGGTCTCGATCAACTGTTGCCATGGATTCACCAATGGCATCCCGAAGTCGATCCCGAGTTCGGCGAAACCGCAGGCCAGTCGTTTGAGACGATGCTCAAAGCGGACGCCCACGAACTCGGCCTGACGCTCGACGACATCCGAGCGTGGGAGCCACCGAAGAAAACAAAGACCCGTCGCAAGAGGAAGACGAAATAA
- the pglW gene encoding BREX system serine/threonine kinase PglW: protein MESPRWNIITPSQYEWERRGLDFIRTGLPNHDPYRAWANFEFQTPDGAIYEVDLLVLTKQGFWLVEIKSWPGRVRGDAGTWTRTHEGRTVSEDNPVMLANRKAKALVSLLKSQQAVKKVRVPWLDALVFLSADELQCDLTGPARNRVLLRDRPAEESRPERKGILAALLNREGPGVDSDCRSLIDSKVAKALSRAVEQSGIRPSQRSRRVGDYVLGKLLADGPGYQDRLAKHASFDDVHCRVRQYTVAQASSEEDRQRLKRAAAREFQIIQSLNHPNILPVLDYKEHELGPALLFRYLDPEASQFDHYLATNCHKLTTEQRLDMLRQIADAIRYAHRKRVIHRALGPQSILVTDAESKSPTLQVYNWQVGVRDTSTTSGRVTNVEDLVEAQSFVYMSPEAISDQRKVTEASDVFSLGAIGYHLFASRPPAGSPSELAKTLRENKGLSLSAVIDGVGPKLEEMIQWCTHPDVNTRVGSVEDFLSLLDDVEDELTAPEEAFVPDPLQAKRGDRLEGGYVVEKELGQGATAKALLVTKENQQFVLKVALTEDDNTRLHDEAEALRSIHSEFIVAIHDEIEMAGHTVLVLQKAGDETLAGLLRKEGVPSFDLLSRYGDDLLSALASLERHGVAHRDIKPDNIGIRSLTKQRNQLILFDFSLTGAPLDNIRVGTPGYIDPFLANRKPQRWDLAAERYSAGVTLYEMSAGLGVLPQWGDDKSDPSVTDCELVIDAEKFDSSVREGLTEFFHSALHRDPKKRFDNAKEMAWAWEQVFREAEQRKVRTPTGEEVDLSVTLDQVDLKTPIAALGLSTRARNALERANILTVRDLLLYPVFELHLMRGVGNQTRQEIIRFVAELRDRFPDIEAVRPPSSTTDDEQTGIVALELLEQRVLGARSAKKEAEWRIRCALLGTSAPEGQAADLWPSQSEVADALSLTRARVGQVLKADRNRWAKDPLLNSLRGDLYEQIQRLGGVVTIGELIEVTNLIRPAADTLDTDKQQRMASAIARAIVETETSLAEPRFQLRRVGGKAVVACTQEVATYAEKLGQVADELAQADPLLPPLRVFQELFDVSQPSLPEGCQPFNNERLLRLAAAMSSSAAVSAKQELYPCGMAAERALRLGIGALTGLGLGDNEGGFSIDQIRSRVESRYPEAESLPDRPELDALLERVGLDVRWNPETTTYHRRESSIMYTSGSSMPRRRTTATSTRQVEVTPDMADARQFEERLQHAHDEGGFLVLTVRPSRMRACEANLLKRFNEDGRTIQRVSFDDLLFDSLRAEAQELDVNWNVVEQADGSDPGSQDWKNLLHLVSMAQPKIEEALLNRDEHLLLVHPGLIARYDMMSLLETLRDRTGHDVPCPGVWVLVATDEQSDMPFLDDAEIPLISPGQRAKVSEPWIDNLHRGRSPKLATTESMEAGGK from the coding sequence ATGGAATCTCCACGTTGGAACATCATCACGCCATCCCAGTACGAATGGGAACGGCGTGGGCTGGACTTCATTCGGACGGGTCTGCCCAATCACGACCCGTACCGTGCGTGGGCCAATTTCGAATTCCAAACGCCGGACGGGGCGATCTACGAAGTCGATCTACTCGTTCTCACCAAGCAAGGCTTCTGGCTGGTCGAGATCAAAAGCTGGCCCGGTCGTGTCCGTGGTGACGCTGGAACGTGGACCCGCACGCACGAAGGCCGCACCGTCTCCGAAGACAACCCGGTCATGCTGGCCAACCGTAAGGCCAAGGCGCTCGTCTCGCTGCTGAAGTCCCAACAGGCGGTCAAGAAGGTGCGGGTGCCGTGGCTCGATGCGCTCGTGTTTCTGTCTGCCGATGAACTTCAATGCGATCTGACTGGTCCGGCTCGGAACCGAGTCCTCCTGCGAGATCGGCCAGCGGAAGAATCACGCCCCGAACGAAAGGGCATCCTCGCCGCTCTTCTGAACCGTGAAGGACCGGGCGTCGATTCCGATTGTCGTAGCCTGATCGACAGCAAGGTGGCCAAGGCGCTCTCTCGTGCCGTCGAGCAGTCGGGGATTCGACCTTCCCAACGATCTCGTCGAGTCGGCGACTATGTGTTGGGCAAGCTGCTCGCCGATGGTCCCGGCTACCAAGACCGTCTGGCCAAACATGCGTCCTTCGACGACGTGCATTGCCGAGTCCGGCAGTACACCGTAGCCCAAGCATCTTCGGAAGAAGACCGCCAGCGTCTCAAACGGGCGGCGGCTCGTGAGTTCCAGATCATCCAGTCGCTCAACCATCCGAACATCCTCCCGGTGCTGGACTACAAGGAGCATGAGCTTGGTCCGGCCCTGCTGTTCCGTTACCTCGATCCCGAGGCGAGCCAGTTCGATCACTACCTCGCCACCAACTGCCATAAACTGACGACCGAGCAACGGCTCGACATGCTACGGCAGATCGCCGACGCCATCCGTTACGCCCACCGGAAACGAGTCATTCACCGGGCGCTGGGTCCACAGAGCATTTTGGTGACGGATGCCGAATCAAAGTCGCCAACGCTTCAGGTCTACAACTGGCAAGTTGGGGTCCGTGACACCAGCACAACGTCGGGCAGAGTTACCAACGTCGAAGATTTGGTGGAAGCCCAGTCGTTCGTCTACATGTCGCCCGAGGCAATCTCGGATCAGCGTAAGGTGACGGAAGCGTCGGACGTGTTCTCGCTCGGTGCAATCGGATACCACTTGTTCGCCTCCCGGCCACCGGCTGGCAGTCCTTCGGAGTTGGCGAAGACTCTTCGAGAGAACAAGGGGCTTAGTCTGTCCGCCGTCATCGATGGAGTCGGGCCGAAGTTGGAAGAAATGATCCAGTGGTGTACTCACCCGGATGTGAATACCCGAGTCGGATCGGTCGAAGACTTTCTCTCGCTGCTGGATGATGTCGAGGACGAACTGACCGCTCCCGAGGAAGCGTTCGTCCCCGATCCACTACAAGCCAAGCGTGGGGACCGGCTCGAAGGCGGCTACGTCGTTGAGAAAGAACTCGGGCAAGGAGCAACGGCCAAGGCGCTGTTGGTCACGAAAGAAAATCAGCAGTTCGTGTTGAAGGTCGCTCTGACCGAAGATGACAACACCCGGCTCCACGATGAGGCCGAAGCACTGCGGTCGATCCATAGCGAGTTCATCGTTGCCATCCACGACGAGATCGAGATGGCCGGTCACACGGTTCTGGTGTTGCAGAAGGCCGGTGACGAAACACTGGCCGGACTACTTAGGAAAGAAGGTGTCCCCAGCTTCGATCTGCTGTCCCGCTACGGCGACGATCTGTTGTCGGCCTTGGCCTCGCTGGAACGACATGGCGTGGCTCACCGGGACATCAAGCCGGACAACATCGGCATCCGCTCGCTCACCAAGCAGCGCAATCAACTGATCCTGTTCGATTTCTCGTTGACAGGTGCCCCGCTCGACAACATCCGAGTTGGAACGCCGGGATACATCGATCCCTTTCTGGCTAACCGGAAACCTCAGCGTTGGGACTTGGCGGCGGAGCGCTACTCTGCGGGTGTCACGTTGTACGAGATGTCGGCTGGGTTGGGCGTGTTGCCTCAATGGGGCGATGACAAGTCCGATCCCTCTGTGACCGACTGTGAATTGGTCATCGATGCCGAGAAGTTTGACTCCAGCGTCCGAGAAGGACTGACGGAGTTCTTTCACTCGGCCCTGCATCGTGATCCCAAGAAACGGTTCGACAACGCCAAGGAAATGGCATGGGCTTGGGAGCAAGTCTTCCGAGAGGCCGAGCAGCGCAAGGTCCGAACTCCCACTGGTGAAGAAGTCGATCTCAGCGTCACGCTGGATCAGGTCGATCTCAAAACGCCGATTGCCGCTCTCGGTCTCAGCACTCGTGCCCGGAATGCTTTGGAACGTGCCAACATCCTGACCGTGCGTGACCTGCTGCTGTATCCGGTGTTCGAACTCCACTTGATGCGTGGCGTCGGCAACCAGACTCGGCAGGAGATCATTCGCTTCGTGGCCGAGCTTCGGGATCGGTTTCCCGACATCGAAGCGGTTCGGCCTCCGTCATCCACGACCGACGACGAACAAACCGGCATTGTTGCTCTCGAACTGTTGGAGCAGCGGGTACTCGGGGCACGCAGTGCGAAGAAGGAAGCTGAGTGGCGGATTCGTTGTGCGTTGCTCGGAACCAGCGCCCCCGAAGGTCAGGCCGCAGACTTGTGGCCCAGCCAGTCGGAAGTCGCCGACGCTCTGTCACTCACTCGTGCCCGTGTGGGACAGGTGTTGAAGGCGGATCGCAACCGCTGGGCCAAAGACCCACTACTCAATTCTCTGCGTGGCGATCTCTACGAACAGATTCAGCGTCTTGGTGGCGTGGTCACGATTGGCGAGTTGATCGAAGTGACCAATCTCATTCGACCTGCTGCGGACACTCTCGACACCGACAAGCAACAACGCATGGCGTCGGCCATTGCACGGGCGATTGTCGAAACGGAAACCTCACTGGCCGAACCTCGCTTCCAGCTTCGACGTGTGGGTGGCAAAGCCGTGGTTGCCTGCACGCAGGAGGTGGCGACGTATGCAGAGAAGCTCGGTCAGGTGGCGGACGAACTGGCTCAGGCTGATCCACTGTTGCCTCCGCTGCGGGTCTTCCAAGAGTTGTTCGATGTGAGTCAGCCGTCGCTACCGGAAGGCTGTCAGCCATTCAACAACGAACGGCTTCTGCGGCTGGCGGCGGCGATGAGTAGCTCGGCGGCGGTGTCGGCCAAGCAGGAGCTTTACCCTTGCGGGATGGCTGCCGAGCGAGCGCTTCGGTTGGGCATCGGCGCACTCACGGGATTGGGGCTGGGTGACAACGAAGGCGGCTTCTCCATCGATCAGATTCGGTCCCGAGTCGAGAGCCGTTACCCCGAAGCGGAAAGTTTGCCGGATCGCCCGGAACTGGATGCTCTGTTGGAGCGTGTCGGTCTCGATGTGCGTTGGAACCCGGAGACCACGACGTACCATCGGCGGGAGTCGTCGATCATGTACACGTCGGGATCATCCATGCCCCGGCGTCGGACCACGGCGACCAGCACTCGTCAGGTCGAAGTCACGCCCGACATGGCGGATGCTCGGCAATTTGAGGAACGGCTTCAGCACGCCCACGATGAAGGCGGCTTCCTCGTGCTGACGGTTCGGCCCAGTCGGATGCGTGCGTGCGAAGCCAATCTGCTGAAACGGTTCAACGAGGACGGTCGCACGATCCAGCGGGTTTCGTTTGACGATCTGCTGTTTGACTCTCTGCGTGCCGAAGCGCAGGAACTCGATGTGAATTGGAACGTGGTCGAGCAAGCCGATGGCAGTGATCCGGGCAGTCAGGATTGGAAGAATCTGCTCCATCTGGTGAGCATGGCTCAGCCCAAGATCGAAGAGGCCCTGCTCAACCGGGACGAGCATCTGCTGCTCGTGCATCCGGGGCTGATTGCCCGTTACGACATGATGTCGTTGTTGGAAACATTGCGGGACCGCACCGGCCACGATGTGCCGTGCCCCGGTGTCTGGGTACTGGTGGCGACGGACGAACAGAGCGACATGCCGTTCCTTGATGATGCGGAGATTCCGCTGATCTCACCAGGACAACGAGCCAAGGTCTCCGAGCCATGGATCGACAATCTGCATCGAGGGCGGTCTCCCAAACTGGCAACAACGGAATCAATGGAAGCGGGTGGGAAATAA
- a CDS encoding MerR family transcriptional regulator, whose translation MENLRDFLRISEAAEYLGVSPNTLRNWENAGKIAAHRHPVNDYRLFKKEELDALLRQLQEPPDTQREG comes from the coding sequence GTGGAAAACCTACGGGACTTCCTACGCATTTCAGAAGCCGCTGAGTATCTCGGGGTCTCGCCGAACACTCTCCGCAACTGGGAGAACGCCGGGAAGATCGCCGCTCATCGGCATCCGGTGAACGACTATCGACTCTTCAAGAAGGAAGAACTCGATGCCTTGCTTCGTCAGTTGCAAGAGCCGCCTGATACGCAGAGGGAAGGTTGA
- a CDS encoding HEAT repeat domain-containing protein, producing the protein MTTFDEIKNVLWMYSTNEQHPTQVDEAAAALWDGGDLVIDGLIWGLQQDDIDLKLLALQLLQEHFADAKRALAAVRSLISDEEDRLVRVTALNTLHVMRDTSDDIVPLLTPRLESEDDFERVISAANLWRLCRCEDAYLVLRREAAREESPLAGMAQGYLDAAE; encoded by the coding sequence ATGACGACCTTCGACGAGATCAAAAACGTGTTGTGGATGTATTCCACGAACGAGCAGCATCCGACTCAGGTGGACGAGGCTGCCGCTGCACTCTGGGACGGCGGCGATCTCGTAATCGATGGCCTGATCTGGGGATTACAGCAAGACGACATCGACCTGAAGCTGCTGGCGCTTCAGCTACTCCAAGAACACTTTGCCGATGCCAAACGTGCCTTGGCAGCCGTCCGTTCGCTGATTTCAGACGAGGAAGATCGGCTCGTGCGAGTGACGGCGCTCAACACTCTTCACGTCATGAGGGACACCAGCGACGACATCGTGCCGCTCCTTACGCCACGGCTCGAATCAGAAGACGATTTCGAGCGAGTGATCTCGGCGGCAAATCTGTGGCGGCTTTGCCGTTGCGAGGATGCTTACCTCGTGCTGCGGCGAGAAGCGGCTCGGGAGGAATCGCCGCTGGCAGGGATGGCTCAGGGGTATTTGGATGCGGCCGAGTGA
- a CDS encoding carbonic anhydrase family protein, which translates to MSAPTNHVPTHFWKQQSPINLVKNNSLHVKFPKTFLKFDYRDAPFLGEFQGADGHGNFVLDKPHPGTHLPMLTMGGVTAELIKIHLHTPSEHDLEGNDLGGEIHLIHRLASPINGSELVVVGVFFDEDKSAEELDFFAMWAKQVGNKSKTTSDTERFEIDPRRLVPEKPNNAQWYRYEGSLTSEPYSEIVSWLVFVDPIGVRSADFRKLKEKAHQPERPVQPINRRFVIRNFQ; encoded by the coding sequence ATGTCAGCACCAACGAATCATGTTCCAACGCACTTCTGGAAACAGCAGTCACCGATCAACTTGGTGAAGAACAATTCGCTTCATGTGAAGTTTCCGAAGACGTTCTTGAAATTTGATTACCGTGACGCTCCATTTTTAGGGGAGTTTCAAGGTGCGGACGGTCACGGCAATTTCGTTCTGGACAAGCCTCATCCCGGCACGCACCTTCCGATGCTGACCATGGGCGGCGTGACAGCAGAACTCATTAAAATTCATCTGCATACCCCATCGGAGCATGATCTCGAAGGGAACGACCTTGGTGGCGAAATCCATTTAATTCATCGACTTGCAAGTCCAATCAATGGCTCAGAGTTGGTTGTTGTCGGAGTGTTCTTCGACGAAGACAAGAGTGCGGAGGAACTCGATTTCTTTGCCATGTGGGCGAAGCAAGTCGGGAACAAATCGAAGACGACAAGTGATACAGAGAGGTTCGAAATTGACCCTCGCCGTCTCGTACCTGAAAAGCCCAACAATGCACAGTGGTATCGCTACGAAGGATCGCTGACTTCTGAACCGTACAGCGAGATTGTTAGTTGGCTTGTATTTGTCGATCCCATCGGCGTCCGTTCGGCTGACTTCCGCAAATTGAAAGAGAAAGCCCATCAACCGGAACGCCCTGTTCAGCCAATCAACCGAAGGTTCGTGATCCGCAATTTTCAGTGA
- a CDS encoding ArdC family protein has product MAKQSASDIRTAITSTIIEALEAGGLPPWKKCWANDPNGFGLATSLSTGKPYRGINQVLLQVLAAKRGYQSRWFGTFNQIKHVAGSIRKGEKSMKVVLWKPIKRERTDENGKKVDDSFLVMREFSVFNVEQATNLDQFRVGFVQPQETAFERYEQADQLFDAIGADIRHGGNRAFYSPSGDFIQMPHRHQFDSAEAYYETLAHEAIHWSERRIGFDRSKENDAYALGELVAELGSCFLMGELGLPTTDNLDSHAAYVGNWLKAMKGDTRFIFKAAATASKAVDFLLSNVRQPEEQPVPESLGTP; this is encoded by the coding sequence ATGGCCAAGCAATCTGCCAGCGACATCCGCACGGCGATCACCAGCACGATCATTGAAGCTCTCGAAGCAGGCGGTCTACCGCCATGGAAGAAATGCTGGGCCAACGATCCCAATGGCTTTGGCCTCGCTACTTCCCTCAGCACCGGCAAGCCGTATCGGGGGATCAACCAAGTCCTCTTGCAAGTCCTCGCCGCCAAGCGTGGCTACCAGAGTCGCTGGTTCGGCACGTTCAACCAGATAAAGCACGTTGCGGGCAGCATCCGCAAGGGCGAGAAGTCGATGAAGGTGGTCCTCTGGAAGCCGATCAAGCGGGAACGCACCGACGAGAACGGCAAGAAGGTGGATGATAGCTTCCTCGTCATGCGGGAGTTCTCCGTCTTCAACGTGGAGCAGGCCACAAATCTCGATCAATTCCGTGTCGGTTTCGTCCAACCACAGGAAACGGCCTTCGAGCGCTACGAACAAGCCGACCAGTTGTTCGACGCCATTGGTGCGGACATCCGACACGGGGGCAACAGGGCCTTCTACTCGCCGAGCGGTGACTTCATCCAGATGCCACACCGCCACCAATTCGATTCGGCGGAAGCCTACTACGAAACGTTGGCGCACGAGGCGATCCACTGGAGCGAGCGCAGGATCGGGTTCGACCGCTCGAAGGAAAACGACGCCTACGCTCTCGGCGAACTCGTCGCCGAACTCGGGTCGTGCTTCCTGATGGGCGAACTGGGACTGCCCACGACCGACAATCTCGACAGCCATGCTGCCTACGTCGGCAACTGGCTCAAGGCGATGAAGGGCGACACTCGCTTCATCTTCAAGGCGGCTGCGACAGCCTCCAAAGCTGTGGACTTCTTGCTTAGCAATGTCCGCCAACCCGAAGAGCAGCCCGTTCCCGAATCCTTGGGCACCCCCTAG